CGACCGCCCCCGCAATTAGGGCAGCAAGCTCGACCAGCGTGGTTCTGCCGCATAAATCCACCATCATTCGCCGCTGCATCTTGGTTAAAGATCGGAGCAATCGGCGGTGCTCCTTGCCGCCCAATCCGGTCAAATAGACCCTCAGGCCGTATCGACTGTGGAGGTATTCGGCAATCGACCCGAAAAACGGCCACTGCTTAAAGCGTGATGCGGCTCCGCCGGCAAGTACCGCATAAGGCACACTGCGGCAATTCATTTCCGGGGGCGCCGGCAAAGTCGGCTTGGCAATCGGGGCAGGCTCGCCGAGGAATCGCTCGACAACTTCGCGGTTACGGTAAAATTCAAATTTGGGTTTAGGCTCAACTTTGATATAATGATTGTAAAAAGCGCGGGTCACTGCCAAATGCGCCGGTTTTTCCGCTGCCGAATCGCCGTCAACACCGGCTCTCAACGGCGCGCGGGAAGCAAGAACCAACAGATCAGCGCATACATCGCGTGAAAAGGCCGGTTGAAAGGCGGCGGCAAAACCAATTTGGGCAATCCGTCCGAAAAGTCGATAACGGTAGAAAGCACTGCGAAAAAAGCATCTGCGATCTACCCAGATAAACTGATCCACCCAAGTCCGATCATAGGTCTCGGCCAAATCGCGATAGACAAGATTTCCGCAATAGGTGATCCGCCAGTCGCGGTAAGCGGCGCTCGCTCGGAACACGGGCAAAAAATTTCGAAAAAGCAGATAATCACCGATTCGATCGGTACGCACAATCAACAGTCGTTTTTCACCGCTCTGCGGTTGAGGCGACGGCTGACTGCGGAAAAAAAGCCATCGCCACAAAAAGGAAACGGGCGATCGTGCCGCGCGTACGTCGAGCGTTTGTTCAAGGCGCGACCAGTCCCGCAGATTATGAGGATAAAAGTCCGACATAGCTCTCGAGAGTCTGCTCTTTTATTGTGCGCATTTGATCGGCAAATGCAAGCCGTTTTCTTACCAGCCCATTGAAAATGTCCATCATATTTTCCGCCGTGGCATCGTTGACATACAGAGTCGGCAGGCCGATCTCCTGCAGGATTCTCGCGCGCGAATCGACGCCGACGGTCAAAGACGGCTTGCCGAGAGCAGCCATAATAAATGCGCCGTGAATGCGATTAAATACGCCGGCCTTGGCACCCGCATAGAAGGCAATATAAGGCTCAGGCCGGTTTGCGGAGAAAAAAATCCGCGCCTGAGGATCGATCGTTTTTGCCCACCGCCTTTCTTCGGCATTATGACAGGCAAAAACGACCCTGTGCTCCTTTTTCAAAATCGCATAAAATGACGCAAACTGTTGGAACCATTTACGCCGATCTATAGGCTGCCCGAAAGTGTAGTGTCCTCCGAGCGGCATGAAATTGACCGCGACATAGTCTTCCGCCACCGTCGACGGCGAATTTGCATCGACGGAAAAAAGCGAAGTGCAGGGCAGGACCGGCGCGTCACGGCCGACGCTATGCAGAATGGCAGCAGCCAGTTGGTCGCGCAGCGTCGTCAATCGGCACGAATCAAAGAATTCGCGAATATAATTCCGACAACGATCGCAAACCTCGCTCCCATTCGAATGAAATGTCTGACACGAACCGCCGGCAATGTTGTAAAAGGGAATTCGAAAAGCATTGATCCGCCGCCGCACCAGCGGCTCGTACCATTCATTTTCGCAGCAGTGCGCACCTACAGTCTCATGGCACCAGTAGACCGGCGCGCCGCTCTGAATGACCCAATCGGCCTGCAGAATACGGTCGCCGGTAAAGCGCAGCGGCAAAAGCTCGTTCAAGCCCCGCAGCCTGCGCAGCCGACCAAAACCGATGCGCGAGGTGATCGGTGTATGCTTGTGGACGCAAGAAAAAGAAAGCTTGTGACTCTTAAGGGCTTTTTGCAGAATAAACTGCAGCCCCATCCGCACCCAGTCGTCGCCGATGTTGTGCCGTATTGTCGTAATGAAGGTTATCTTCATGCAGGCCGCCTTTAGCCGCTTTGCACCGGCGGCTTGGTCTTCCACCGGCGATGCATCCAGAACCAATGATCGGGATGCCGGCGAATATGGCTTTCCAGAAGACGAGCGTGGCGCTGGGTCAGCTCCACGATAGAATTTTCGTCACGCGGGTCGAGATCATCGGCGGGAACCGTTTCCAGCAAAACGCGGTAACGCCCTTTCGGCAACAGGGTGCAGGTGCCGAAAATAATGGGCGCGCCGGTTTTGAGAGCCAGCTGGGCAACGCCGGGCGCCGTTGCCGAAGGAATGCCGAAAAAGTCGACGAAAACTCCTTCCCGATGGGCATCCTGATCGGCCAGTAGGGCGACGAATTTATTTTCACGCAAAGCGCGCAAAAACTGCCGCACGCTCATTCCCAAAGGAATCGTTTCGATGTTTTGCGTCCGGCGAAAGTCATTGATCAGCAGATCGACCAATCGATTCTTTTGCCGTTTGCCGATGGCCATGATCGGAAACCCCAATGAAGCGATAGCCGCCGCCATAATTTCCCAATTGCCGAAATGGCCGGTTAACAGCAGAGCGCCTTTTCCATTACGATCGGCTTCGAAAAGCAGACGGCGATTGATGAACAGAATCCGATCAGCCAATTCACTCTTGGGGCGAAAAGGGGTGCGCAAAAATTCGAAAAAAGTTTGACCAAAATTAGCAAACGTACGGCGCAAAATGCACTTCCGTTCGCGCAGGGTTTTTTCAGGAAAGGCTAAAGCAAGATTCTTTAAAGCGGTCTTTTTGCGTATGGGGACAAAGTAGTATGAGAAAAGGCCAAGGAATCTGCCCAGCCGCACTACTGAGGCGGGAGAGAGACCTCGACAAATGTTTACAACAAAGCAAAGAGCACGATATTCAAGGCGATGATTCCACGGCGTCATGCTAAAATT
The nucleotide sequence above comes from candidate division KSB1 bacterium. Encoded proteins:
- a CDS encoding glycosyltransferase family 9 protein, translating into MSDFYPHNLRDWSRLEQTLDVRAARSPVSFLWRWLFFRSQPSPQPQSGEKRLLIVRTDRIGDYLLFRNFLPVFRASAAYRDWRITYCGNLVYRDLAETYDRTWVDQFIWVDRRCFFRSAFYRYRLFGRIAQIGFAAAFQPAFSRDVCADLLVLASRAPLRAGVDGDSAAEKPAHLAVTRAFYNHYIKVEPKPKFEFYRNREVVERFLGEPAPIAKPTLPAPPEMNCRSVPYAVLAGGAASRFKQWPFFGSIAEYLHSRYGLRVYLTGLGGKEHRRLLRSLTKMQRRMMVDLCGRTTLVELAALIAGAVVVVANDTGAMHMAAMLGRPTICVSGGTNAVRFNLYPSDFRLNLAVVFPPSVEAMTPEELASRFIEYSENHELAEISVERVCAAIDQLLTQSKK
- a CDS encoding polysaccharide pyruvyl transferase family protein yields the protein MKITFITTIRHNIGDDWVRMGLQFILQKALKSHKLSFSCVHKHTPITSRIGFGRLRRLRGLNELLPLRFTGDRILQADWVIQSGAPVYWCHETVGAHCCENEWYEPLVRRRINAFRIPFYNIAGGSCQTFHSNGSEVCDRCRNYIREFFDSCRLTTLRDQLAAAILHSVGRDAPVLPCTSLFSVDANSPSTVAEDYVAVNFMPLGGHYTFGQPIDRRKWFQQFASFYAILKKEHRVVFACHNAEERRWAKTIDPQARIFFSANRPEPYIAFYAGAKAGVFNRIHGAFIMAALGKPSLTVGVDSRARILQEIGLPTLYVNDATAENMMDIFNGLVRKRLAFADQMRTIKEQTLESYVGLLSS
- a CDS encoding lysophospholipid acyltransferase family protein, which translates into the protein MTPWNHRLEYRALCFVVNICRGLSPASVVRLGRFLGLFSYYFVPIRKKTALKNLALAFPEKTLRERKCILRRTFANFGQTFFEFLRTPFRPKSELADRILFINRRLLFEADRNGKGALLLTGHFGNWEIMAAAIASLGFPIMAIGKRQKNRLVDLLINDFRRTQNIETIPLGMSVRQFLRALRENKFVALLADQDAHREGVFVDFFGIPSATAPGVAQLALKTGAPIIFGTCTLLPKGRYRVLLETVPADDLDPRDENSIVELTQRHARLLESHIRRHPDHWFWMHRRWKTKPPVQSG